A single genomic interval of Hevea brasiliensis isolate MT/VB/25A 57/8 chromosome 4, ASM3005281v1, whole genome shotgun sequence harbors:
- the LOC110645770 gene encoding formin-like protein 5, with the protein MLTMVIQQQMIRIQSNYVLFLVILLCTSLVWSLEHRKRTEEVSLSQLVDPMTEEVDEGMVELLWVSCRLDLICLKEANEDLNFCFPEEISDAASESNSKSRSLTKEHFRKMIKVQNPQWKQTLLGCMRKNNILFHASRESGSNIQHSRYLDSAFPMPDGPKRNLLQSASDPVLTDKSLAADLAPSFEGGDESPPSDMEVASAGSVSDPNVEPDSHRNNRKVIVIAVVVTAAVTSAFAALFFFCCTKICRRSSGGRLNDEKPLLSLSLSDYSTGSHKSFGLLNSIKEENFDHQSFNKNSSHHRKGSSLDSIMSDVLRASLDEIALSAESIGKSSNTIALVPPPPGRVDSMLPLKPPPGRVDSMLPLKPPHGRAVPLPPEPPASLRPPPSKAGPPPPPPPHALPPPPARASGSVGPRPPGPPPPPTVTSGAKSGPSPPPPPKGGPAPPRPPPPLPMGSKVPRPPSGLKRPPNAAPVEGDGAEGDANTPKAKLKPFFWDKVLANPDNSMVWHQIKAGSFQFNEEMIETLFGYAPTDRNRSDRKKESSSHDSAFHYIQILDTKKAQNLSILLRALNVTIEEVCDALHEGNELPIELLQTLLKMAPTADEELKLRLYSGELSQLGNAERFLKVLVDIPFTYKRLEALLFMCTLQEEVATTKESFETLEVACKELKNSRLFLKLLEAVLKTGNRMNDGTFRGRAQAFKLDTLLKLSDVKGTDGKTTLLHFVVQEIIRSEGVRAARAARESRTFSNISVKTDDLLEDVTPDTEYDYRKTGLQVVSRLSSELENVKKAAVIDADSLTGTVAKLGYSLLKTQDFLNKDMKSLEEDSEFHEALKSFVQTAEVDVMWLLEEEKRIMALVKSTGDYFHGNAGKDEGLRLFVIVRDFLIILDKVCKQVGEAQKMSEKSLKKEASTASSHSSRQQQQISPDPRQQQQISPDIRSRLFPAIQERKIENSSSDDESE; encoded by the exons GTAGAGCTATTATGGGTCAGTTGCAGGCTAGATTTGATTTGTTTGAAGGAAGCTAATGAGGATCTCAACTTCTGTTTTCCGGAGGAGATATCTGATGCAGCTAGTGAAAGTAATTCAAAGAGTAGGTCACTGACAAAAGAACATTTTCGGAAAATGATTAAAGTCCAGAATCCACAGTGGAAGCAAACTCTTCTAGGTTGTATGAGAAAGAACAATATTCTGTTCCATGCTTCTAGAGAAAGTGGCTCTAATATTCAGCATAGCAGGTATCTTGATTCTGCATTTCCTATGCCTGATGGTCCAAAAAGGAATTTGCTCCAGAGTGCCTCTGACCCTGTCCTTACCGATAAATCACTAGCTGCTGATCTGGCACCTTCATTTGAAGGAGGTGATGAATCGCCACCCTCAGATATGGAAGTTGCTTCTGCAGGTTCAGTTTCTGATCCAAATGTTGAGCCAGATAGTCACAGAAATAACCGTAAAGTAATAGTTATTGCAGTTGTTGTGACTGCAGCAGTGACATCTGCCTTTGCAGCACTGTTCTTTTTTTGCTGTACTAAGATTTGTCGAAGAAGCTCTGGAGGTAGACTAAATGATGAAAAACCTCTTCTTAGCCTGAGCCTAAGTGACTACTCTACTG GTTCTCACAAGTCTTTTGGTTTGCTAAATTCTATTAAAGAAGAGAACTTTGATCATCAATCTTTcaataagaactcaagccatcATAGAAAGGGCTCATCTTTGGACAGCATCATGTCTGATGTTCTCCGTGCCTCACTAGATGAAATTGCACTCTCTGCTGAATCAATCGGGAAATCTAGCAATACCATTGCTCTGGTACCTCCTCCTCCTGGAAGGGTTGATAGCATGCTTCCTTTGAAGCCTCCTCCTGGAAGGGTTGATAGTATGCTCCCTTTGAAGCCTCCCCATGGAAGGGCAGTCCCCCTTCCTCCTGAACCACCTGCTTCTCTCAGGCCTCCTCCCAGCAAGGCTGGTCCCCCTCCCCCTCCACCACCTCATGCACTGCCGCCTCCTCCTGCAAGAGCTTCAGGCAGTGTGGGTCCTCGCCCTCCtggaccacctcctccaccaactGTGACTTCTGGTGCCAAATCTGGTCCATCTCCACCACCACCTCCAAAGGGCGGTCCAGCTCCTCCCCGACCACCACCACCGTTGCCCATGGGTTCAAAGGTTCCTCGCCCACCTTCTGGATTAAAGCGTCCCCCTAATGCAGCACCAGTTGAAGGAGATGGTGCAGAGGGTGATGCCAATACTCCTAAAGCCAAGCTGAAGCCATTTTTCTGGGATAAAGTTCTAGCCAATCCTGATAATTCAATGGTTTGGCATCAGATTAAAGCAGGATCATTTCA GTTCAATGAGGAGATGATAGAAACACTGTTTGGATATGCACCTACTGACAGAAACAGAAGTGATCGCAAGAAAGAGTCTTCCTCCCATGATTCTGCATTTCATTATATTCAGATCCTTGATACCAAAAAGGCGCAAAATTTATCAATTCTTCTGCGGGCACTAAATGTTACAATAGAAGAAGTTTGTGATGCACTTCATGAAG GAAACGAGCTTCCCATAGAACTCCTACAGACTTTGTTGAAAATGGCACCTACAGCAGATGAAGAACTGAAGCTGAGGCTGTACAGTGGTGAACTTTCTCAACTTGGGAATGCTGAACGGTTCCTGAAGGTCTTGGTTGACATTCCATTTACTTATAAACGATTGGAAGCTCTGCTTTTCATGTGTACTCTACAGGAAGAGGTTGCCACTACTAAGGAATCCTTTGAAACCTTGGAG GTTGCTTGCAAGGAACTCAAAAACAGTAGATTGTTCCTCAAGCTTCTAGAAGCTGTTCTTAAAACTGGCAACCGCATGAATGATGGAACATTCCGGGGTCGTGCTCAAGCATTTAAACTTGACACACTTTTAAAATTATCTGATGTGAAGGGAACAGATGGTAAGACCACACTGTTGCACTTTGTTGTTCAGGAGATAATCCGCTCCGAAGGTGTGAGAGCTGCCCGTGCAGCAAGGGAGAGTCGAACATTCTCAAATATCAGTGTGAAAACTGATGATCTCCTCGAGGATGTTACCCCTGATACAGAATATGACTATCGCAAAACTGGTCTTCAGGTGGTTTCTCGTTTGAGTAGTGAACTAGAAAATGTCAAAAAAGCAGCAGTTATCGATGCTGATAGCTTAACAGGAACTGTTGCCAAACTGGGCTATTCACTGTTAAAAACCCAAGATTTCCTGAACAAGGATATGAAGAGCTTAGAGGAAGACAGTGAGTTCCATGAAGCATTAAAAAGTTTTGTACAGACTGCTGAGGTTGACGTCATGTGGTTGCTGGAGGAAGAGAAGAGAATTATGGCTCTGGTGAAGAGCACTGGTGATTACTTCCATGGGAATGCAGGGAAGGATGAAGGCTTACGTCTGTTTGTTATTGTGCGGGACTTCTTGATCATCTTAGATAAGGTGTGCAAACAGGTGGGAGAGGCACAAAAGATGTCAGAAAAATCACTTAAGAAAGAGGCATCAACTGCATCATCTCACTCTTCCCGCCAACAACAACAAATTTCTCCTGATCCCCGCCAACAACAACAGATTTCTCCTGATATTCGTTCACGGTTATTTCCAGCAATTCAAGAGCGGAAGATTGAAAATTCTAGTTCAGATGATGAGAGTGAATGA
- the LOC110645767 gene encoding RING-H2 finger protein ATL11-like, whose product MYDSENIIQRWWWSLWILDLGALTLLLLIIILQFCIWLWKLGGRVLDREIEIISDEDDHPATTKPQLTAEALEEEFPSFTRWQISDECAICFEKFKEEDECRMFLPSCIHIFHKVCIDLWLSKDNSCPLCRVELFSNPRRRVVDIELAIIWNEDDHSEPAAAAAPTKPQLTAEALEEAFPSFAHGKIVKSDECAICLEEFKEGEKCRMLFPSCVHIFHKDCIDIWLSEDTRCPLCRAVLFS is encoded by the exons ATGTACGACAGCGAGAACATTATTCAGCGGTGGTGGTGGTCCTTGTGGATTCTAGATTTAGGGGCGCTGACGTTACTTTTACTTATCATCATTCTGCAGTTCTGTATCTGGTTGTGGAAACTTGGTGGTCGAGTTCTTGATAGAGAAATCGAAATTATAAGTGATGAAGATGATCATCCGGCGACTACCAAACCACAGCTGACGGCGGAGGCCTTAGAAGAAGAATTCCCGTCCTTTACTCGTTGGCAGATCAGCGATGAGTGTGCTATATGTTTTGAGAagttcaaagaagaagacgagtgTAGGATGTTTCTTCCTTCTTGCATCCATATTTTCCATAAAGTTTGCATTGATCTTTGGCTTTCTAAGGATAATAGCTGCCCTCTTTGTCGTGTCGAATTGTTCTC AAACCCTCGTCGTCGAGTTGTTGATATAGAACTCGCAATAATATGGAATGAAGATGATCATTCGGAGCCGGCAGCTGCAGCTGCACCTACCAAACCACAGCTGACGGCAGAGGCCTTAGAAGAAGCATTCCCGTCCTTTGCTCATGGGAAAATCGTCAAAAGCGATGAGTGTGCTATATGTTTAGAGGAGTTCAAAGAAGGAGAAAAGTGTAGGATGCTTTTTCCTTCTTGCGTCCATATTTTTCATAAAGATTGCATTGATATTTGGCTTTCTGAGGATACTCGCTGCCCACTTTGTCGTGCAGTTTTGTTTTCTTAG